The stretch of DNA GATCCGCAAAGGGGCCGAGGTCCAGTCCGCCGCGACCGAGGAATCGGCGGCTGCCGCGCTGCAGATCGAGCGCGGCGTCGATGTCGCCCGCGAACGCGCGTCGCAGAGCAGCGAAAAGGTCGGCCAGATCCGCGAGCTGCTGGCGCGCAACAAGCTGGCGGTGGACGCGATGGTCGCGGGCATCAACAACTCGGCGGCAGCGTCGCGGGCCAGCATCCAGCAGGTCAAGGACCTGGATCTGGTGTCGCGGCGGATCGACAAGATCGTCGATGCCATTTCCACCGTGTCGATCCAGACCAGCATGCTTGCGGTCAACGGCGCGGTCGAGGCGGCGCGGGCCGGCGAATATGGCAAGGGCTTTGTCGTCGTCGCCACCGACATCCGCAACCTTGCCCATGATTCGGCTGAAAATGCCGATCGGATCAAGGACATGGTGCGCGCGGTGCAGGACCAGATCGCGCTTGTCGGCCAGGACCTGAACGAGATCGTCGCCGCCGCGCTGGCAGAGGTCGCCAAGGCCGAAAGCTGCACGGCGAACCTCATTCGCATCGAGGGCGAAATCGCCGAAATGGAACGCGGCGCAGGCGACATCATGAGCGCATCGGTCGAAATCGCCGCTGCCATCGCGCAGGTGAAAACAGCCGTCGAACAGATCGCCGCCGCCGCGCAGGAGGCCGACAAATCGGCAAGCGAGGCCGCCAGCGCCGCCCAGCAGCAGGATCAGGGGGCCCGCGAACTCGCCACCGCTATCGAGGAAATCGCCGCTCTCGCCGACGAGCTGCAGAGCGCCGCCTGAACGGGAGGCCGAAATGGCCCAGACACCATCGACCCGGGCCGCCCGCCGCGGCCCGCGCGCGCCCCGCGCATCTGCTCCGCCAGCTGCCCCGGCGGCTGCCGATATCGGCAGCACCGTGGCGGCAACCCCTGAAGGCGGTGCCGCCGAACGGGGCACGGCCACACGCCAGTTCGTCACCTTTGCCATCGACGGCCGGCCCTTTGCGGCCGAGATGGCGGCGGTGCGCGAGATCATCCGCTTGCCCGATATCGTGCGGGTGCCGCTGGCACCGCCGGCGCTGGACGGCATCGCCAATCTGCGCGGCGACGTGCTGCCGATCGTGTCGCTGCGCCGCCTGCTCGGCCTGCCGGACCGGCCGCGCGACGAAGCCAGCCGGGCGATGGTCATCCAGCTCGGCCAGCCGGTCGGCTTCGTGGTCGACCGGGTGTCGAGCGTCGCCAGCATCGCCGAAGCGCAGATCGAACCCGCCGGCACCGCCCAGTCGGTGATCGACAGCCGGTTCCTGGCCGGCATGATCCGCGACGCCGATGGCCGCGGCATCACGCTGATCGTCGATTTTCCCCGTCTGGCAGTCGAGGCGCTGGCCGAAGCACAGACCATGGCCGGCCGCGCCCAGACGCCCGGCCAGCCATCCGGCCATGCGGGGGCCGATGATCGCACCCCGGCCGAGGCGGGCGATGGCGGCGACGAGATCCGGCTGGTCAGTTTCCGCCTCGACGGGCAGGAATATGGCATCGCCATCGCCGATGTGCGCGAGATCGTGCATTCGCCCGATCGCATCATGCCGGTGCCGGGTTCGGACGGCCATGTCCTTGGCCTGATGACGCTGCGCAACCGCCTGCTGCCGCTCGTCGATCTGCGCCGCCTGCTCGGCCTCGAGGCGCGGCCGCTCGACGAGAAAAGCCGCATCGTCGTGCTCAAGGTCGGCGAGGACTCGGTCGGCCTGGCCGTCGATACGGTGACCGAGGTGCTGGGCGTGCCCCGCACGGTCATCGAACAGCTGCCGCCGCTGCTCGCGGCGGGACGGGGGAGATCGCGCAGGTCTGCCGCCTGGAGGAAGGCCGGCGGCTGGTGTCGGTGATCGACAGCCGGGCGCTGTTCGTCCACCCGGCGATCGAGGCCGCCGGCAGGCTGGGCGGCGACGAGACCGGAGGCGACGGCGCGGCGGAGGCGGCTGCGGGCACGGAACCGGGCGCGGGCGATCAGGGCCAGCTGATCGTGTTCCGGCTCGACCGCCAGGAATTCGGCGTGCCGATCGCCGATGTGCGCGAAATCCTGCGCGTGCCGGACCAGATGTTCCGGGTGCCGCGCGCACCGGCGGCCGTTGAGGGGGTGATCAACCTGCGCGGATCGGTGCTGCCGGTGCTCGACCTGCGCACAAGGCTGGGCATGGACCGGCTCGACACGCAGGAACGGCAGCGGATCATCGTGTTCCAGATCGACGGTGTGCGAACCGGCTTTGTCGTCGATCATGTCAGCGAGGTGCTGAGCGTCGATGCCGGAGCCATCGAGCCTGCCCCGGCGCTGTCCGCCGCGCAGGACCGGCTGCTGCCCCGCCTCGTCAACATGGGGCAGCGCGGCCGCATGCTGCAGCTGATCGATGCCCATCATCTGATCGATGCGGACGAGCGGGCCGAACTTGCCGGGATGCTGGACGCGGCCGCATGATCCGCCTGCTGATCGTCGACGATTCCGCGCTTGTCCGGACCCAGCTCGCCCAGCTGTTCGCAGAGGAGGGCGGGTTCGAGATCGCGCAGGCGCGCAACGGTGCCGAGGCGGTCGAACAGGTGCGCGCGCTGCACCCCGATGTCATCACGCTCGACATCAACATGCCGCAGATGGACGGGCTGACCGCCCTGTCGCTGATCATGACCGAACGGCCGACGCCGGTGGTGATGGTGTCGTCGCTGACCGAACAGGGCGCGCTGGTGACGCTTGAGGCGCTGCACCTGGGGGCGGTCGATTACATCGCCAAGCCCGGCGGCACCATCTCGCGCAGTTTCGGCGACATCCGCCGCGAACTGGTCGCCAAGGTCCGCGCCGCCGCCGGGGCGCGGCTGCGCCACGGCGAACCGGTGCGGGCGCGGCCCGCCCCGCATTCGTCCCCCCGTGCCACCCCCGCCCCCGCCCCCAGCCTGCGCCCGGCACGGCGCGCCGGGCTGGTGCTGATCGGCGTGTCGACCGGCGGCCCGAAGACGCTTGAGGACATTCTGCCCGATCTGCCCGCCGACTTTCCCTGGCCGGTGGTGATCGCCCAGCATATGCCCGCCGCCTTCACCCGCTCCTTTGCCGAGCGGCTCGACCGGGTCTGCCCGCTGAAGGTGGTCGAAGCGGCAACGCCGGTCGCGCTCGAACCCGGCTGCGCCTATGTCGCCAAGGGCGGGGCCGATCTGGTCGTCGCCGACCGGGCCGGGCGGCTGTTTGCGGTCCCCAAGCCCGAAAACCCCGCGTTTGCCTGGCACCCGTCGGTCGAGGTGCTGGCGCGGTCGGCCCTGCAGCACTGCCCGGCGCAGAGGCTGGTCGCGGTGATGCTGACCGGGATGGGCAATGACGGCGCCGACGGCTTTGCCGAGATCCGGCAGCGCGGCGGCCGGACAATCGCCGAATCCGCCGAAACCGCGATCGTCCATGGCATGCCGCGCGAACTGATCCTGCGCGACGGCGCCGAAGTCGTGCTGCCCGCCCAGAAAATCGCCGACCAGCTGAACCGCTGGGCGGCGGGCGGCTGACCATGCCCCTGCTCCAGCCCCGCAGCCGGGCCGATCAGGCCCCGCACCGCATGCCACCGCCGCCCGCACGGCTCAGCGCCGCCGACCCTGCCGCGCGCCGCCGCGCCGCCCAGGCGCTGGCCGGGCAGCCCGCCGCCATGGCCCGGCTGCTGGCACGTCTGGCGGTGGAGCCGGACCGCGCGGTGCGCGCGGCGCTGATCGACGCGCTGCTGGCGATCGGCAGCGATGCCGCGCTTGGCGGCGTCGCCGCCCTGCTCGGTGCCGAGGATCCGGGCATGCGCGCGGCGGCATTCGAGGCGATGGCCCGGATCGACGATGCCCGCACCGTCGCGCTGCTGCTGCCGCTGCTCGACGACCCCGACGCCGAACGGCGGCTGCGCGGGCTGGCGGCGCTGGCCGGCCGCCGCGATCACCGGCTGGCCGGGCGGCTGGAGCGGCTGCTGGCCGAGGAACAGGACGCCAATGTCTGCGCCGCGGCGGCGGATCTGCTCGGCGAGCAGGGCGACCGCGCGGCGCTGCCCGCGCTGCTGCGGCTGAAGGCGCGGTTCCGCGCCGAACCGTTCCTGCAATATGCAACCGATGCCGCCATCGCGCGCCTGCGGGAGCGATGAGCATGGGCCATCCCCAGGTCAGCGACGATGATTTCGAGCGGTTCCGCGACTATTTCCACCGCGAGACCGGCATCCATTTCGACGCCTCGAAACGCTATTTCGTCGACAAACGACTGGTCGAGCGGGTGCGCGAAACATCAAGCGGCTCGGCCAAGGCCTATCTGGCGCGGCTGAGCCAGGGCGGCGCGGCGACCGAGCTGCAGCAGCTGATCAACGCGATGACGGTCAACGAGACCTATTTCCTGCGCGAGGAATATCAGTTCGAGGCGCTGGTTGATTCGGTGCTGCCCGACATCGTCGCGCGCCGCCGCCACCGGCGGCCGATCCGCATCTGGTGCGTGCCGTCCTCCACCGGCGAAGAGCCTTATTCGGTGGCCATCTATCTGCTCGAACGCTGGCCCGCGCTCGCCGACTGGGATGTGGAGATCCTGTCGTCGGACATCGACACGGCGGTGCTCGAGCGCGCACGGGCCGGCCGCTATTCCGCCCGCTCGGTCCAGCATCTGCCCCGCGCCTGGCTCGCCCGCTATTTCGTGCCGCGCGGCGACGAATATCAGCTGTCGTCGGAAATCCGCGACTCGGTCAGCTTCACGCGCTGCAACCTGACCGCGCCGGGCGAAACCCGCGCCTTTCGCGACATCGACGTCATCTTCTGCCGCAACCTGCTGATCTATTTCGACGACCGTTCGCGCCGCATCGCCGCCGATGCGCTTTACGACGCACTGACGCCGGGCGGCTTCGTCCTGCTCGGCCATTCGGAATCGATGGGGCGCATCTCGTCGCTGTTCAGCCCGCGCAGGCTGCCGCGCGCGATCGTCCATCAACGGCCGGGGGACGCCGCATGAACCCGATCCTCGTCGTCGACGACGCAGCGGTGATCCGCAGCTATTATCGCCAGATCCTGTCCGGGGCCGGCTATCAGGTCGCGGAAGCGGACAATGGCATCGACGCGCTCGAAACCGCGCTCGCCCAGCCGTGCAGCCTGTGCATCGTCGATGTGAACATGCCCCGTCTGGACGGCTTTGCGTTTTTGGAAGCGCTGCGCCGCGAACCCGTCGCCCAGCCGCCGGCGCTGGTCATCACCACCGACAGCGGTGCCGTCACCGCCGCGCGCTGCCGGCTGAGCGGCGCCAGCGCCTATCTGCCCAAGCCGGTCCGGCCGGAGACTTTGCTCCACCATGTCGCGCTGCTGACCGGGGGACGGGCATGAGCCGGCTGCTCGACCAGTTCCTCGCCGAGGCGCAGGACCTGCTGCAGGGGATCGATGCCGGGCTGATGCAGCTTGAGCGCACGCCCGATGACGATGCGGCGATGAACGCGCTGTTCCGCTGCGTCCACACGCTCAAGGGCAATAGCGGCCTGTTCGACATGGCCGAGATGACGCGGCTGCTCCACGCCGCCGAAGACCTGATGGATGCGGTGCGCGGCGGCGTGCTGCCCTTCACGCCGGTGCTTGCCGATCAGCTGCTGCGCGCCGCCGATCTGGTTTCGGCGCTGTGCGACCAGGTGGCACAAAGCGGCGACACGCACGGCCCGCGCGGGGACGAGGCGGTGGCGATGGCCGCGACGCTGCGCGCACTGATCGCCCCCGCGTCCCCCGAACCGGCAGCCGGGACGTCCGCCCAGTCCACCGCTCCCCCCGCCGATCAGCCCGTCGATCCGCCCGCCGACATCCCGGCCCCGGCGCTGGCGGCGGCGCGCGACCATGGCGGGGAAGACCCGCTGGTCTTCATCCGCTATCTGCCGAGCGAGCAATGCTATTTCAGCGGCGATGATCCGCTGCGCAATGCCCGCCAGGCACCGGGGCGGATCTGGGGACGCATCGTCGCGCCGCAGGACTGGCCGCCGCTGGCCGAGCTTGACGCCTATTGCAACCGGCTGGCGTTCGAACTGGTCTGCGCGGCCCCGCACGAGGCGCTCAGCCGGCATTTCCGCTATGTCGCCGATCAGGTGTCGCTGATCCCGATCCCGGTGCCCGCTGCCGAGGCGGAACCCGGCCCGGCCGCCGAACCTTCAGCCGATCTGGCGTCGCTGCTTGCCGACCAGCGCGCGACGCTGCTGGAGGCTGACCGGCCCGACTGGCATGCCGGCCGGGTGCGCGCGGCGGTGGGCGTGCTGGCGGGCGGGGCGCGGCAGCTTGGGCTTGCCGATCTGGCCGGGCGGCTGCCGGCGCTGGGCGACGCATTTCTGGACAGCGACGATCCGGCTGCGCTGATCGAGGCGGCCGACATGCTGATCGCACAGGCGCGGGGCGCGCCGGATGCGGCTGCCACCGGCCCGGACACGCCCTCGGCCGCACCTCCGGCCGCGGCGGCGCGCGCCGACGAGCCCGTCGCCGCCAGCCGCAGCCTGCGCGTCGATCAGGCACGGATCGACCGGCTGCTCAATCTGGTCGGCGAGATGGCGGTGGCGCGCAACGCGCTGCCCTATCTTGCCCGCCATGCCGCGCGGCTGGAGGGCGGCCGGGAGCTGGAGCGCGAGATCAAGGCGCAGCACGCCGCGATCAGTCGCATCACCGACGAGCTGCAGGGCGCGATCATGCAGATCCGCATGATGCCGGTGGCGCTGGTGTTCGAACGCTTTCCGCGGCTGGTGCGCGACCTGTCGCGCCGGCTGGGCAAACAGATCGAGCTGGTGCTGGAGGGCGAGGAGACCGAGGCCGACAAGAACATCGTCGAAAGCATCGCCGACCCGCTGATCCACATGGTCCGCAACAGCCTCGATCACGGGCTGGAGATGCCTGAGGAGCGCATCGCCGCCGGCAAGCCCGCAACCGGGCGCATCGCGATCCGCGCGGCGCAGGAGGGCGACCGCATCCGCATCGAGATCCGCGACGACGGGCGCGGCATCGATCCCGAGCGGGTGCGCGCGCGGGCGGTCGAGCGCGGGCTGATCGCGCCCGATGCGGCAGCACAGCTCAGCGAGCGCGATGCCGTGCAGCTGGTGTTCCTGCCCGGCTTTTCGACCGCCGCGGCGATTTCGGACCTGTCCGGGCGCGGCGTGGGCATGGACGTGGTGCGCACGGCGGTCGAGCGGCTGCACGGCGACATCGCGCTCGACAGCGTGCCCGGACGGGGGACGACCGTGCAGATCATGCTGCCGCTGTCGGTCGCCATCACCCGCGTGCTGGTGATCGAAACCGATGGCCAGCGTTTTGCCGTGCCGGTGGACGCGGTGGTCGAGACGCTGCGGGTGCCCGAAACGGCCGTGCAGGGGGTGGGACAGGGGCAGGCCATCGTCCGGCGCGGCCGGATCGTCGCGCTGCGCCCGCTCAATGACGCGCTCGGCATCGCGGCCGCGCCGCGCCGGAGCGCGGCGGGCGAGCTGGCGATCCTCATCCTCCAGCGCGGGGACGAGCAGATCGGCCTGATCGTCGATGATTTCCGCGAAACGCTCGACGTCATCCAGAAGCCGCTGGGCGCGATGCTGGCCGGGATCGACATCTATTCGGGCTCGACGCTGATGGGCGACGGCGCGGTTGTCATGGTGCTCAACGCAAGGAGGCTCGCCTGATGCCGATCCGGCTGTTCAAGCGCAAAGCCGTGCTGTCGGGCGAGGTCGATGTGGAGACCGCCGAGACGCTGCATGCGTGGCTGATCGAAGCTCCCGGTCGCACGATCGACCTGGGCGGCTGCACCCATATCCACCCCGCCTGTGTGCAGGTCGTGCTGGCCAGCGGCGCGCCGGTGCTCGCCCTGCCCGCCGATGCCGATCTGCATGGCTGGCTGGCCCCGCTATTTTCTCCGGACTGATAGGACTGCCGATGCCCAAGACCATCCTGATCGTCGATGATTCCGCCACCATGCTGATGAGCGTCCGCGCGACGCTGGAAATGAACGGCTATGTCGTCGAAACCGCGGCTGACGGCTGCAAGGCGCTGTCGAAGCTGCGCAGCGGGCTCAAGGCCGACATGATCATCACCGACATCAACATGCCGCACATGGGCGGGATGGAACTGATCAAGCAGGTGCGCGCCCTGCCGGGCTATCGGTTCAAGCCCATCCTGACGCTGACCACCGAAAGCCAGGCCGCCAAGCGCGACGAGGCGCGGCGGCTGGGCGCGACCGGCTGGCTGGTCAAGCCGGTGCCCGGCCCCGAGCTGCTGGAGGTCGTCCGCCAGGTGATGCCGGGCTGACACGCGGGATGCCGCCAATGCCCCGCCCCCGACACCCGCAGAGCGGACCACCGCGCCCCCGGCATGCCGCCGGCACCGCCGCAGCCGCGCTGCTGGTGACGGCGGCGGCCGCGCTGCTGGGCGGATGGCTGGCCGGCGGCTGGGGGCGGCGCTGGCGCTGGGCGAGGCGGCGGCGCTGCTGGGCGTGGCGGCACGCAGGCGGCCCGACAGGCAGGCGGCGGAGACCGTTTCCGCTGCGGCCGCACCGCCGTTCGCGCACGACATGGCCGATCCGGTGGAAGCGCCGCCGGCCACGGTCGAGGCCGATCTGCCGCCCCCTGCCCCGGTGCCGGCCCCGGCGGGGATCGATGCCGGCGAACTGATCCGCTATCTCGACACGCTGCGCGGCCAGATTGCCGGTGTGCAGGGCGATGCCGAAACCGGGGTGATGGCGATCATCGATCAGGCAACGCGGCTCAATGGCAGTTCGGCCGAGCAGCAGGCGCGGCTCAGCCGGTCGGTCGCCGATGGCGAGGCGCTGCTGCGTGCCGCCGCCCGGCCCGATCACATCATCCAGTCGCTGACCGCGATCCTCGACCGGCGCGCCAGCGACCTGTCGGCCAATCATCAGCGGCTGGAATCGCTGGCCGAAGGCACGGCCCGGCTGCGGCCGGCTGCGGACGAGATCGCCAAGATTTCGGACCGGGCAGTGCTGCTGTCGTTCAACGCCGCGGTCGAGGCCGGGCGTGCGGGCGCTGCCGGCGGGTCGTTCGGCGTGGTCGCCGACCAGGTCCGCGCACTGGCCGAATCGATCGCCTCGGTCGCCAAGACGCTGGGCAGCGAGCTGGACCTGATCGCACAGCGGATGCGCGAGGAGCTGCTGCGCGCCCGGCCCGATCCGGGGCGGGCGATGCCGACGTCGCCCGGCTGATGGCGGAACTGGGCGCGCTGCACGAGGAGGTGAACCGCAGCGGCCACACGCTGATCGGCCTGATCCGCGAAGCGGGCGGCAGCCATGCCCAGCTGACCGAGGGGCTGGCGCATATTCTGGGGGCGGTGCAGTTCCACGACATCATCCGCCAGCGGCTGGACCATGTCACCGAGGCGCTCGACGAGCTTGAGGCGCATCTGACGACGCCCGACGCCGGAGCCGGGCCAAGCCTTGCCGACCGGCTCGAGACGCTTCGCGCGCGCTATGTGATGGAAAGCGAAAGGCTGGCCCATGCCGCCCCGCCGGCCACCGTCCACACGCCCGAACCGGCGATGCCCCGCGTCCAGCTGTTCTGACCGGCGGCGGCCGGCAGGGCAGACCCCGGCCGCCGCCGCCTGGGTTCAAAAGCGCATCGCCACCTGCAGCGACCACAGGCCACCCCCCTTTGCCGGCCCCGCAACCGCGCGCACATAGCGGGCCGACAGGCTGAGGCCGGTGCGCGTCTCCAGCCTGATCCCGCCGCCCGCATCGATGGTGTCGCGGGCCGACTGGCGGCTGGCGGTGGTCGCGGGCAGGGCAATGTTGCCCGCCAGCGCAGAGGTCAGCACATGCCCCCCGCCGGCCAGATTGATCCGGCTGTCCAGCTCCGCAAAGGGCGCGATGGTCAGCGCGTCACCGGCGGCGGTGATCCGCCACGATGCCTCCATCCGCGACTCAATGCCCCAGCGCGCGAGCCTCTGGCGGGCATAGGCAAGCGCCAGCCCGTCGGCCGCCGTCTCCTCGAAACCGCCCAGCCGCACCTGCTCATAGACGATCCGGCTGCGGACAGCGGCGGTCAGCGGCCCGGCCGCAATCCCGCTGGCATAGCCGAGCGTCGCGGCCAGATGCCGGCCGCGCGTCCGCCCGCGCGCGACGAGGCCGGGCAGCCCGGTTTCGCGGCGAATATCGGTCAGCTCTGGACGGGCATAGCTGATGCTCGCCTCGATCGCGCCCACCGGCAGCGCCCAGCCGGCAAAACCGCTGACCGCAAACCCGCGCGACCGCGCCAGCCCACCATCTGCAAACATCGTCCGCCCCTGCGTCCAGCCGACCGACAGGCCGGCATTGCCGCGCCCGAGGCGCGCATCCAGCCCGATCAGCCCGCCTTGCGCCCGGATGCGGCTGCTCTCGCCGCCCGCCGGACCGGCAAAGCGCCCGCGCTCGATCAGCGGCGCGGCGAACAGGCGCACGCCGCGATCGGCACCTGACAGACCAGGGGCCCGGGCGGCATCGCTCAGCGCGCGCAGCCGTGCCGCCTGGGCGATGGCGAGATCGGGCAGCTGCGCGGTCTGCGCGGCGGCGGCACCCGAGGCCCCGTCCAGCGTCGCCTGGACCCAGCGGGCATAAAGCGCGTGGCCGCTGCCGCTCAGATGATTGCTGTCAAACCAGACGAACCGGTCCTGCGCGGCGGTATCGGGCGCGCACAGCCGGCCATCGGCATCGATGCAGGCCCGGTCGAGCGGCGCGAGCCCGAGCGCCCCGTGATTGGCGGCCAGCCAGTCGAAAAAGGCCTGCTGGCGGATCAGCACGATGTTGGT from Sphingomonas changnyeongensis encodes:
- a CDS encoding CheR family methyltransferase, whose protein sequence is MGHPQVSDDDFERFRDYFHRETGIHFDASKRYFVDKRLVERVRETSSGSAKAYLARLSQGGAATELQQLINAMTVNETYFLREEYQFEALVDSVLPDIVARRRHRRPIRIWCVPSSTGEEPYSVAIYLLERWPALADWDVEILSSDIDTAVLERARAGRYSARSVQHLPRAWLARYFVPRGDEYQLSSEIRDSVSFTRCNLTAPGETRAFRDIDVIFCRNLLIYFDDRSRRIAADALYDALTPGGFVLLGHSESMGRISSLFSPRRLPRAIVHQRPGDAA
- a CDS encoding chemotaxis protein CheW is translated as MAATPEGGAAERGTATRQFVTFAIDGRPFAAEMAAVREIIRLPDIVRVPLAPPALDGIANLRGDVLPIVSLRRLLGLPDRPRDEASRAMVIQLGQPVGFVVDRVSSVASIAEAQIEPAGTAQSVIDSRFLAGMIRDADGRGITLIVDFPRLAVEALAEAQTMAGRAQTPGQPSGHAGADDRTPAEAGDGGDEIRLVSFRLDGQEYGIAIADVREIVHSPDRIMPVPGSDGHVLGLMTLRNRLLPLVDLRRLLGLEARPLDEKSRIVVLKVGEDSVGLAVDTVTEVLGVPRTVIEQLPPLLAAGRGRSRRSAAWRKAGGWCR
- a CDS encoding chemotaxis protein CheW, translated to MSVIDSRALFVHPAIEAAGRLGGDETGGDGAAEAAAGTEPGAGDQGQLIVFRLDRQEFGVPIADVREILRVPDQMFRVPRAPAAVEGVINLRGSVLPVLDLRTRLGMDRLDTQERQRIIVFQIDGVRTGFVVDHVSEVLSVDAGAIEPAPALSAAQDRLLPRLVNMGQRGRMLQLIDAHHLIDADERAELAGMLDAAA
- a CDS encoding SGNH/GDSL hydrolase family protein; the encoded protein is MLGLPIAGPVAAAGPSGVLYVFGDSDSDQGNLARLRGERAADRPGYFCPDDLCRDSNGPVWAERLGRPVAPLLAAGPAVPGRGINFAVSGAHMTARGEPDVLPSGVTVQIDQFAALVAGGRIRPAADDLFVIQAGTNDLLRLAEGDAPEAIGGDIVSAASGHVRRLAGLGARTLAVAEVAPVQYLPMVAGAELAPLRAALTGIVGGVNDALAMTLADMRGDLPAGTNIVLIRQQAFFDWLAANHGALGLAPLDRACIDADGRLCAPDTAAQDRFVWFDSNHLSGSGHALYARWVQATLDGASGAAAAQTAQLPDLAIAQAARLRALSDAARAPGLSGADRGVRLFAAPLIERGRFAGPAGGESSRIRAQGGLIGLDARLGRGNAGLSVGWTQGRTMFADGGLARSRGFAVSGFAGWALPVGAIEASISYARPELTDIRRETGLPGLVARGRTRGRHLAATLGYASGIAAGPLTAAVRSRIVYEQVRLGGFEETAADGLALAYARQRLARWGIESRMEASWRITAAGDALTIAPFAELDSRINLAGGGHVLTSALAGNIALPATTASRQSARDTIDAGGGIRLETRTGLSLSARYVRAVAGPAKGGGLWSLQVAMRF
- a CDS encoding methyl-accepting chemotaxis protein, translating into MAGRRLGAALALGEAAALLGVAARRRPDRQAAETVSAAAAPPFAHDMADPVEAPPATVEADLPPPAPVPAPAGIDAGELIRYLDTLRGQIAGVQGDAETGVMAIIDQATRLNGSSAEQQARLSRSVADGEALLRAAARPDHIIQSLTAILDRRASDLSANHQRLESLAEGTARLRPAADEIAKISDRAVLLSFNAAVEAGRAGAAGGSFGVVADQVRALAESIASVAKTLGSELDLIAQRMREELLRARPDPGRAMPTSPG
- a CDS encoding response regulator, with the protein product MPKTILIVDDSATMLMSVRATLEMNGYVVETAADGCKALSKLRSGLKADMIITDINMPHMGGMELIKQVRALPGYRFKPILTLTTESQAAKRDEARRLGATGWLVKPVPGPELLEVVRQVMPG
- a CDS encoding protein-glutamate methylesterase/protein-glutamine glutaminase, which gives rise to MIRLLIVDDSALVRTQLAQLFAEEGGFEIAQARNGAEAVEQVRALHPDVITLDINMPQMDGLTALSLIMTERPTPVVMVSSLTEQGALVTLEALHLGAVDYIAKPGGTISRSFGDIRRELVAKVRAAAGARLRHGEPVRARPAPHSSPRATPAPAPSLRPARRAGLVLIGVSTGGPKTLEDILPDLPADFPWPVVIAQHMPAAFTRSFAERLDRVCPLKVVEAATPVALEPGCAYVAKGGADLVVADRAGRLFAVPKPENPAFAWHPSVEVLARSALQHCPAQRLVAVMLTGMGNDGADGFAEIRQRGGRTIAESAETAIVHGMPRELILRDGAEVVLPAQKIADQLNRWAAGG
- a CDS encoding HEAT repeat domain-containing protein produces the protein MPLLQPRSRADQAPHRMPPPPARLSAADPAARRRAAQALAGQPAAMARLLARLAVEPDRAVRAALIDALLAIGSDAALGGVAALLGAEDPGMRAAAFEAMARIDDARTVALLLPLLDDPDAERRLRGLAALAGRRDHRLAGRLERLLAEEQDANVCAAAADLLGEQGDRAALPALLRLKARFRAEPFLQYATDAAIARLRER
- a CDS encoding response regulator yields the protein MNPILVVDDAAVIRSYYRQILSGAGYQVAEADNGIDALETALAQPCSLCIVDVNMPRLDGFAFLEALRREPVAQPPALVITTDSGAVTAARCRLSGASAYLPKPVRPETLLHHVALLTGGRA
- a CDS encoding chemotaxis protein CheA, translating into MSRLLDQFLAEAQDLLQGIDAGLMQLERTPDDDAAMNALFRCVHTLKGNSGLFDMAEMTRLLHAAEDLMDAVRGGVLPFTPVLADQLLRAADLVSALCDQVAQSGDTHGPRGDEAVAMAATLRALIAPASPEPAAGTSAQSTAPPADQPVDPPADIPAPALAAARDHGGEDPLVFIRYLPSEQCYFSGDDPLRNARQAPGRIWGRIVAPQDWPPLAELDAYCNRLAFELVCAAPHEALSRHFRYVADQVSLIPIPVPAAEAEPGPAAEPSADLASLLADQRATLLEADRPDWHAGRVRAAVGVLAGGARQLGLADLAGRLPALGDAFLDSDDPAALIEAADMLIAQARGAPDAAATGPDTPSAAPPAAAARADEPVAASRSLRVDQARIDRLLNLVGEMAVARNALPYLARHAARLEGGRELEREIKAQHAAISRITDELQGAIMQIRMMPVALVFERFPRLVRDLSRRLGKQIELVLEGEETEADKNIVESIADPLIHMVRNSLDHGLEMPEERIAAGKPATGRIAIRAAQEGDRIRIEIRDDGRGIDPERVRARAVERGLIAPDAAAQLSERDAVQLVFLPGFSTAAAISDLSGRGVGMDVVRTAVERLHGDIALDSVPGRGTTVQIMLPLSVAITRVLVIETDGQRFAVPVDAVVETLRVPETAVQGVGQGQAIVRRGRIVALRPLNDALGIAAAPRRSAAGELAILILQRGDEQIGLIVDDFRETLDVIQKPLGAMLAGIDIYSGSTLMGDGAVVMVLNARRLA